The genomic interval CAACCATTGAAATAATCAACGAACCCATCCGTTTGATTTAATTGATATTTTTTATTGAACTTAATGATATTGATCTTTTTCCCTTCTAGATAAATTTTAAAATAATTACTTAAATAGATAAAACATAATTGACATTTTTGATGACATACTGGATAAAAGTATGTTAAATTATTAATCATATCTCGGCATTTATTATATTCACGATTAATGAATCTTAATACAAGTTCAAGTATTAATAATTCATACATACGAATGACATTTTGATTTTCTTTTTGAAGTTCATAAGTCTTTTTTATTAATACATTAAGATTATCATATTTCAAATATAAAAAAGCATCATATACATCATCTATTAATTGATTAACACGATGATCAATTTCTGAGTCATAAACATAGCTAAGGTTGAAATACTTTAGTAATAGATCATAAATTGAAATATGAATTGAGTCATTGCCTCTTTCAATTTTACTAATAACACTTTGGTTATAATTAACACTATTGGACAACTTCTGTTGAGAGAGGTTCTTTAATTTTCGATTGACTTTTATAATAAATCCTAATTTATACTTTAAATTAGATTCCATGACAAATTCCTCCCACACGAACTCGTAAGCAGACCTCGCTAAATTGCTTATACATCAAATATTTACGTTTTTTCCACAAAGTATCTTTCACAAGAGAGAATGCCAGTTTCATGTGCTGATAACAATCACTATGTTGAAAAATTTGTTGAAAAAGAAAATTGAAATATTCAACAAATAAATCAATATCAATAAAATCATCATAATTGGAAAATATATCTATAATAATTCTATTTTCCTTTATTTGATAGATTTCTTCTTTAAATAGTTGATTCTTATAATGAATGAATTCATCTCTTTGATTTGTTTTTTTAAAACAATAAAACAAATAGGCATAATAATAGATTAAATAATCATTATTTATTCGGTTATCGATATTGTCCTTATAATACGGAATTGCATCCTTATATTGTTTTAATCCTAAATAAGATGCTCCAATATAAGAATTACATTGAATTCTTAAATTAGGAAGCATTTGAAGTACATATTCATTAAGTGAACAAGCCTCTAAAATGTCTATCGCATCTTGATAATTAGAGTCAAAGAAATAGATAAATCCTAGTAACCTCCTTGTTATGACCTCTTTATAGATGTTTCCACTTAATTGATAACGATTAATCAATTCCATAATATCATGATGGGATAATCGATATCTTCTTAAAATAATATTATTATAAGCGAAAATATAATGTAAGGCATTATCACTAAGTTCTAAGGACTGTTCTATAACACAAGCTTCTCTAAACATATGATCTGCTTCTAAATACTCTCTTTTAAGATGGTAATAATAGCCTTTTAATACTAAAAATATCATAAGAGATTTAGATTCATAGACTGCTTCAATTTCCATTAAATACTCTATGTTTTTATTGAATTTTTTTATATTATAGATAAATAAATGATAACATGCTTCAATGAGCTTTTTTAAATAGTAATCAGTGACATTCAATTTTAGATAAGAATTAACGCGGTCATAGATTACTTGAATTTCTTTAGCTTTTATTTCATCCATTGAATGATACATTACCACTAATGCTTCTTCAAATCGATGGTCTTCAGCATTTAAATAAATGTTAAAACACCTTAAAGCATTATCATAATGTTCTAAGGTTATATTTGAATCACCATTTTCTATTCTACTTACTGTACTTTGATTCACATGTAAAAGTTGTGCTAATTCATTTTGAGCAAGTTTACGATATTTTCTCTCAGCTTTAATAAACGACCCAATTAAAGTCAAATTGTTCATCATTATTGATTTGAACCCCCATTACTTAATTATAGTTTTCAAACCTTTTTTATAAATATTCGATATACCCCCTGTTATTATCCCTTATCTATTTTACAATATTTTCCAGAAAAATTCAACTTTCACTTTGTTTATACTAATCAAATAAAGTTAAAAAACTTTCCTTATAAGTAAGGAAAGTTTAATTTTAGTATAATTTATTCAACAGCTAAAATATCAGTTTCTAACTCATTCATTAAATCTTGAACTTTAACAATTTTATTAATTCGATGAGCAGTATCTCCACAGAAAAATAATCCATTATCAACATCGCCCTTTACTGCTTCAATTAATTTCTGTGAAATACAGTAAGGAATGTTGACTCTATCACAATGATCTAAACTTAAACAACCATAACATTGCTCACTCAAAACATTTTCATGTTTGATTTTTTCAACTAACTGATTTGAAATTGCTCGTCCAGGTAAGCCAACAGGACTTTTAACAAGCTCTATTTGATTTTTTGAGCAGTTTACATACATTTTCTTAAAATTCTCATGTGCATCACATTCCTCTGTCGCAATAAAACGTGTTGCCATTTGGACACCACTTGCGCCTAATTTTAAGAAATGCGCAATATCAGCTCCTGTGTAAATTCCCCCTGCAACAACAACAGGAATCTGTTTATCATATTTTTCTTCATAAAATTTAACTTCATTTAAAACCTCTAATAATACCTGATCTAAATCAACTGAGTTATTTTGTAGTTGATCTAAGGAGAACCCTAAATGGCCACCTGCTTTAGGTCCTTCAATTACAACCATATCTGCAGTTGTTTTTGACTTTCGATCCCAAACTTTTAATATTGTCTTAGCTGATCTTAAGGACGATACAATCGGAGCTATTTTGACTTTACTATTTTTTACAAGTTCTGGTAATTTTGTTGGTAAACCAGCACCAGATATGATTAAATCAATGCCTGATTGAATCGCAGTTTCAACGTACTTTTCATAATTAGTTAATGCTACCATTATATTTAAACCAATAATACCATCTTTAACATCTTTTTTAGCCTTTTTAATATGTTTTCTTAATGCAATTAAATTTGCATTTATAGGATTTTGTTTAAATCCTTCTTCATCATATCCAATTTGTGCAGATGATATCACCCCAATTCCTCCAGCATTCGTAACTGCTGTTGCTAATTTTGAGCGTGAGACGCCAACTCCCATTCCACCTTGAATTATGGGTAATCTAGCGATTAGTTCTCCTATTTTAAGTGGTTTTATATTCATTTTAATTATCTCCTATCTATGTTGTGTAATCTTTGATGTACTACAATATAATTATAACGCAATTATAATAGTTTGTACATCAAAATATTTGATATTCAAAATATTAAGCGGTATCATCTACAATTTATATTCTTTCAAATAATAAAACTATTATTAACAAAATTACTTGTCGAAATATAAACAATTATAATGGTTGGTAATTTGTAACATGCATTAAAAAAACAAAAAGGTAAGATTAAATAAAATCTTACCTTAATATGCACCCCTAATCACCTTCAATTACAAGAGGTAAATTAAATCTAGAAACAAACCTCTGAAGTATTCATTCATAATTTAACTTGATAACCCTAATTATCCATTATTTAATAATGGTTTGATGCTCTTAATGAACTTAGGAGAAACTTCATTATGGTTTAAAACAAATTAATCATACAACTTGATAATTTAAGAATGAGCAGAGCCCTATGGTGAGGAAAATCAAATATTTTGTTACAGGAAACTAATAATCATTAGGGTTGTAACGAAATACTAATACACCATCCTTCTTGAAAATCATAAATAATTAATTGAAGTTAATTATTAGAGTTGCACATCACTATAAAATATGCGAATAAACAATTAAATATTAGTGTTTTTGATAAATTTTTAAGTTTAATAGGTCATCTTTAATAGAGTGTCTGTATATCTCAACAATTCCTAAGATTGAATAAAAGATTAATCCGAAATAAAAATAATCAAAACTTACATCTACTTGTTGATGAGATAAGGCACCAATAATACTAATAGTACTACACAAGACAAAAGTATCTCTTGGTTTAAATAATACTCTAAGCCATCTTAAGACCACAATTAAAAATAAAATAAGTCCTACAATCCCTAAGGTTGCACCAATTTGAATGATAAAATTATGATAATGACCAGACGTTGTTCCTAAATAATGATTAATCATGTACTTACTTGATTTAATACCATCACCAAACCATTTGTTTTCTAAAAATCTGTTCCATCCTAATTCATAAAGTGAAAATCTCCCATTATCATTCACAAATTCTTTGGTTAAATATTTATCTTTAACTAGATTAAAGTAAAGATTAAACCGCTCATTCTTATAGATGATTATACATATTCCAGCAATAATCGTTCCAAAACGTAATAGGAATCTTTTTCTAACTAGTAATAAGATAAATAAGAGAAGTGAGAAAGCAAATCCTAAAATTGCACCCCGAGAAAGAGTCAATAATAATCCGAAAATATTAAGTAAATCTAATAAAAAATAGCCGATATAATAATGTTTTTTATCTAAATACTTATATAAGGCAATAGGAATAAGTAATACAAATATGACAGCGATAAAATTAGAATAACTAAATCCAAGGTCAACTAAATTCTTACTGTGTATGACCTTTTCAAATCCGTAGATATGGTAATTATAAAAGATTTCAGCTGATAATGTAAGCATTATAAAAGTTGCTATTTTTGAGATATCTAATAAGTGATGTTTTTTCACTTTAAAGCGTCCATTCGTGATAATATAATAAATGGCATACCCTTCAATGACAGCCATTAAACCATAGATACCAAAACTTTTAACAGGGGTCCATAGTAGGGATAATAATTGATAAAGAAAATATACAACCAATGGAATGAATAATTTTCCCATGGCAAAATATTTATTTTTGATATTAACTAATAATACATAAAAAAACAAAATGATAACTAAACTATAATCAATTTTAAAAGCACTGTCATTTTGTAAACTCATAATTGAGAATATACAGACAACCACAAAATAGGAAATCGATTTTTGTTTAATCATTAAATACAGAAAAATTAAACAATATACGATAAATGCATATTTATAATCATCTGTCTTATAAAACCAACAGTTTAATGTCACAATCATTAAAAATAACAACTGTAATTCTAGTTTATATTTCTTTAGTAATTTCATCATCTTAACCTCTATATAATTGCTTATTCTATTATATCATTAATTTACAGATAAATTGTTTTTCTAAAGTGATTTTTTATATAAATAAACATACAGAATAGAAAACAGAGTTATTTATACAATAACTCTTTACTTATCAGATTTTCTAATCCATTTGTTGATTATTTTTATTCTAGTAATTGATGAAACAAGTGAATGGATAATCGGATTACTAAATATTATTTTTTGACTTAAGATAAATATATATACACGATAATCTAATCGTTTTTTATAGTAAGGATTTTTCTTAAAAGACTGAAACTCACATTTTAAATTATGCATTAATTCACAGTATACGGATAACCTTAAATCTTTATCTTTAATAAATAAGGCTTTACTCATTTGATAAAAGTAATGTCCTATGGCCATAAATTCTAGTTCAAAATAATATTCCTTTTTTAAAGATTTAAGATGTAAAAAACTTTTATGAATGTCTAATAATCGTCTATCATATGTATTAGAAATTGACTTATCTATGACACGATAATAATAGAGAACTTCATCTACATAGGAGATTTTTGCTTTTGATAATAATAAAGGGACGATAGAAAGGTCTTGGGCTACGGTTACATTTGGAAATGATAAATATTTTAGTAAAAAAGTATGAGTAAACATTTTATTCCAAAAAGCTGGTTTTGACATAATGACTTCCTTATGTGTTTTAGCGTAAAGAGGGAATTGATTTTTTGGAATTGGTGTTACTTCATTGTTCTTTCTTAATAATTTATTATTTTGATTAATTACTTCATAATTACACATTACTATTTCAGACTGATCTTGCTCTAGTTTTAAAAGTAGATTTTTTAGGTAATTCACATCTAAATAATCATCACTATCAATAAAAACAACATACTCACCATGACAACTTTCAAAACCTCTTTTTCGACACACTTGTGCCCCTTGATTACTCTCATTTTGCTCTAATATAAAACGCTTATCCACAATTGAATTTATTATTTCACAACTTTTATCAGTAGATGCATCATCAACAAAAATACATTCAAAATTTGGATAACTTTGGTCGATAATTGATTTAATTAATTGTGATAAATAATCTTCACTATTATAAACAGGACATATTATACTAACTGTTTTCATCATTTACCTCACTTTGAAAAAAGAGGGTCACCCCTCTATCTACCGATTGAATAGTATTTGATATTTGCATCCTTCATATCTGAAACATTAAAACAATTTCTACCATCAAAAACAACAGGATATTTCATATGTTTTACAAAATCATCAGGCTGTAAATTCTTAATTTCTTTCCACTCAGTAAAGATAAAACATAAATCTGCATCTTTTAATGCTTCAAGTGCTGAATTTGTGTAATTTATCTCTTCTGGAAACAATTTTCTGAAGTTTTTAATCCCAACAGGATCATAGGCATTTATTTTCGCACGTTGCTCTAATAATGCTCTTACATTAGGAATAGAAGGTGCTTCACGTAAATCATCTGTTCCTGGTTTAAAAGTTAATCCTAATACAGCAATCGTTAATCCTTCTAAAGATTCATATTCTTCCAAAGCTTTTTTATATAATTTATATTTTTGATTTTCATTAACTTCAATCGCAGCTTTAACTGTCTTTAACTCATATCCATACTGACTTGATAACCAATGAAGGGCTTTGGTATCTTTAGGAAAACAAGAACCACCATAACCGATTCCTGCTCGTAAAAACTCTTTGCCAATTCGATTATCATAAC from Mycoplasmatota bacterium carries:
- a CDS encoding helix-turn-helix transcriptional regulator, with the translated sequence MMNNLTLIGSFIKAERKYRKLAQNELAQLLHVNQSTVSRIENGDSNITLEHYDNALRCFNIYLNAEDHRFEEALVVMYHSMDEIKAKEIQVIYDRVNSYLKLNVTDYYLKKLIEACYHLFIYNIKKFNKNIEYLMEIEAVYESKSLMIFLVLKGYYYHLKREYLEADHMFREACVIEQSLELSDNALHYIFAYNNIILRRYRLSHHDIMELINRYQLSGNIYKEVITRRLLGFIYFFDSNYQDAIDILEACSLNEYVLQMLPNLRIQCNSYIGASYLGLKQYKDAIPYYKDNIDNRINNDYLIYYYAYLFYCFKKTNQRDEFIHYKNQLFKEEIYQIKENRIIIDIFSNYDDFIDIDLFVEYFNFLFQQIFQHSDCYQHMKLAFSLVKDTLWKKRKYLMYKQFSEVCLRVRVGGICHGI
- a CDS encoding O-antigen ligase family protein — encoded protein: MMKLLKKYKLELQLLFLMIVTLNCWFYKTDDYKYAFIVYCLIFLYLMIKQKSISYFVVVCIFSIMSLQNDSAFKIDYSLVIILFFYVLLVNIKNKYFAMGKLFIPLVVYFLYQLLSLLWTPVKSFGIYGLMAVIEGYAIYYIITNGRFKVKKHHLLDISKIATFIMLTLSAEIFYNYHIYGFEKVIHSKNLVDLGFSYSNFIAVIFVLLIPIALYKYLDKKHYYIGYFLLDLLNIFGLLLTLSRGAILGFAFSLLLFILLLVRKRFLLRFGTIIAGICIIIYKNERFNLYFNLVKDKYLTKEFVNDNGRFSLYELGWNRFLENKWFGDGIKSSKYMINHYLGTTSGHYHNFIIQIGATLGIVGLILFLIVVLRWLRVLFKPRDTFVLCSTISIIGALSHQQVDVSFDYFYFGLIFYSILGIVEIYRHSIKDDLLNLKIYQKH
- a CDS encoding nitronate monooxygenase — its product is MNIKPLKIGELIARLPIIQGGMGVGVSRSKLATAVTNAGGIGVISSAQIGYDEEGFKQNPINANLIALRKHIKKAKKDVKDGIIGLNIMVALTNYEKYVETAIQSGIDLIISGAGLPTKLPELVKNSKVKIAPIVSSLRSAKTILKVWDRKSKTTADMVVIEGPKAGGHLGFSLDQLQNNSVDLDQVLLEVLNEVKFYEEKYDKQIPVVVAGGIYTGADIAHFLKLGASGVQMATRFIATEECDAHENFKKMYVNCSKNQIELVKSPVGLPGRAISNQLVEKIKHENVLSEQCYGCLSLDHCDRVNIPYCISQKLIEAVKGDVDNGLFFCGDTAHRINKIVKVQDLMNELETDILAVE
- a CDS encoding glycosyltransferase, translated to MKTVSIICPVYNSEDYLSQLIKSIIDQSYPNFECIFVDDASTDKSCEIINSIVDKRFILEQNESNQGAQVCRKRGFESCHGEYVVFIDSDDYLDVNYLKNLLLKLEQDQSEIVMCNYEVINQNNKLLRKNNEVTPIPKNQFPLYAKTHKEVIMSKPAFWNKMFTHTFLLKYLSFPNVTVAQDLSIVPLLLSKAKISYVDEVLYYYRVIDKSISNTYDRRLLDIHKSFLHLKSLKKEYYFELEFMAIGHYFYQMSKALFIKDKDLRLSVYCELMHNLKCEFQSFKKNPYYKKRLDYRVYIFILSQKIIFSNPIIHSLVSSITRIKIINKWIRKSDK